From Rickettsia endosymbiont of Ceutorhynchus obstrictus, a single genomic window includes:
- a CDS encoding IS5 family transposase: MMKKYRQQRNWSLYNQKLKKIARIEFFISEEAIEGWHYRGYRKPGGKVIYSKHVIELCLLMKEFYKLAYRQTEGFVESVLEKLEVKLAIPDYTTLSRRAGSLKVKIRDKKQLINSRKESITVAIDSTGLSLYWSSEWRRLKHKEKKPGYEKWRKLHVAINVETGEILEGKYTKSTVNDCVELASLLEAIEEDITAVCGDMAYDSVDCRKAIKQSGARQLIPPKRTARISSKNRNIKKEDREKLQERDEAINYINYNSINGDKSLARKSWKEKSSYHARSLVETTMWQIKSHCRDRLTNKREDSRATQAKIKCKVINFINAA, translated from the coding sequence ATGATGAAAAAGTACAGACAACAGCGCAACTGGTCGTTATATAACCAGAAATTAAAGAAAATAGCAAGAATAGAATTTTTTATTTCCGAAGAGGCAATCGAAGGATGGCATTATAGAGGATATCGGAAGCCTGGAGGTAAAGTAATATATAGCAAGCATGTAATAGAGTTATGCTTGTTAATGAAAGAATTTTATAAGCTAGCTTATAGGCAAACGGAAGGATTTGTAGAGTCAGTGTTAGAGAAGCTGGAAGTAAAATTAGCAATACCCGACTATACGACACTATCAAGAAGAGCTGGGAGTCTAAAGGTAAAAATACGAGACAAGAAGCAGCTAATAAATAGTAGAAAAGAAAGTATAACGGTAGCAATAGATTCAACAGGATTATCATTATATTGGTCGAGCGAATGGAGAAGGTTGAAACATAAAGAGAAGAAGCCAGGCTATGAGAAATGGCGGAAGCTGCATGTAGCAATTAATGTAGAAACCGGTGAGATATTAGAAGGGAAATATACAAAATCAACGGTTAATGATTGTGTAGAACTAGCGTCTCTTTTAGAAGCAATAGAAGAAGATATAACGGCAGTATGTGGGGATATGGCATATGATAGTGTGGACTGTCGGAAGGCAATTAAGCAATCAGGAGCAAGGCAGCTGATACCTCCAAAAAGAACAGCTAGAATATCTAGTAAGAATCGAAATATTAAGAAGGAAGATAGAGAAAAATTACAGGAAAGAGATGAAGCAATTAATTACATAAATTATAATAGTATAAACGGAGACAAGAGCCTTGCTCGCAAGTCTTGGAAGGAGAAAAGCAGTTATCATGCTCGCTCGTTGGTGGAGACTACGATGTGGCAAATCAAGAGTCATTGCCGCGATCGTTTAACCAATAAACGTGAAGATAGTAGGGCAACTCAGGCTAAAATTAAGTGCAAAGTTATCAATTTTATTAACGCCGCTTAA
- the lpxC gene encoding UDP-3-O-acyl-N-acetylglucosamine deacetylase, protein MQVSLRKPVSCYGIGVHSGKTAQLTLKPAKEDTGIVFVRTDISVEETNYIQSSYLNVSDTLLSTSIKNSYGVYVSTIEHLMAALWGCGIDNAIIEIDGPEVPIMDGSSKPFVFMIECAGKKLQKASKKYLKILKEIKVSNKDCKLFCYPSPNMTIDLTIDFTSKVIGRQNLFFSGKESFEKNIADARTFGFVQDVDYLKSKGLAQGASLDNAIGIDRDIILNPAGLRHEDEFVRHKLLDLCGDLYTSGANFIGAINGYKTSHTLNNEFLRQIFSDPTAYKFVSSSDLNP, encoded by the coding sequence ATGCAAGTATCACTACGGAAACCGGTTAGTTGTTATGGAATAGGAGTTCATTCGGGTAAGACTGCTCAATTAACTTTAAAACCCGCTAAAGAAGATACGGGTATTGTATTCGTTAGAACCGATATATCGGTAGAGGAAACCAATTATATCCAAAGTAGCTATTTAAACGTTTCCGACACTTTGCTATCTACAAGTATAAAAAATTCCTACGGCGTATATGTTTCAACGATTGAACATTTAATGGCGGCGCTTTGGGGCTGCGGAATCGATAACGCTATAATAGAAATTGACGGTCCGGAAGTACCGATAATGGACGGTAGTAGTAAACCGTTTGTTTTTATGATTGAGTGCGCGGGTAAAAAATTACAAAAAGCTTCTAAGAAATATTTGAAAATTTTAAAAGAAATAAAAGTAAGTAATAAAGATTGTAAGTTATTTTGCTATCCCTCCCCTAATATGACTATAGATTTAACTATAGACTTTACTAGTAAAGTTATCGGCAGACAAAATTTATTTTTTTCCGGAAAAGAATCTTTTGAGAAAAATATTGCCGACGCTCGAACTTTCGGTTTTGTACAAGATGTTGATTATTTAAAAAGTAAAGGTCTTGCGCAAGGAGCTTCTCTTGATAACGCTATAGGTATCGACCGAGATATTATTTTAAATCCTGCCGGTCTGCGGCATGAAGATGAATTTGTTCGTCATAAACTCCTAGATTTATGCGGTGATTTATATACTAGCGGCGCTAATTTTATCGGAGCAATTAACGGTTATAAAACTAGCCATACATTAAATAATGAATTTTTACGACAAATATTTAGCGACCCCACTGCTTATAAATTTGTTAGTAGCTCTGATTTAAATCCTTAA
- a CDS encoding MFS transporter, producing MPLKVDYKTIFFSLLGIFFFSCINSTYFYILKPFLLIKGLNGEQLEHLAQTRLLGFIIAAFSLTQLINKLSNKKIIIISLFIVIINIINLIIFNNYTIIKISLVVMNCAAFAYFTAVIMHIIESTNDKKYLFLSLIIFFWAGGHIAVSFLKPLLKPNSYTMVICALLYCINILTELLHTNKTPHNLESNSKFSLLIKNIELQLLTGFIVAYVAFDILWYYEAFALKQELVLISSNIIFAYIFKAIFFSIIPMSYILNKVNKYFANLLLILILLGCFILLPLYGMNQNRNILLIILIGICLCSIFICNLLILLDKFKAYDLRTAIFSYFSMYAVGIYAGALSASTPYGLVEGDDFLFSIFAVVGTFVVYYFWYFIKHRLYRR from the coding sequence ATGCCTTTAAAAGTCGATTATAAAACAATTTTTTTCTCTCTGCTGGGAATATTTTTCTTCTCTTGTATTAATAGTACTTACTTTTATATACTTAAACCTTTTTTACTAATTAAAGGTTTAAACGGGGAACAACTAGAACACCTTGCTCAAACGAGACTTCTCGGTTTTATAATAGCCGCCTTTTCTTTGACCCAATTAATTAATAAATTAAGCAATAAGAAAATCATAATTATTAGCTTATTTATAGTTATAATTAATATAATAAATCTTATTATATTCAATAATTATACTATAATTAAAATTAGTCTTGTCGTAATGAACTGTGCGGCATTTGCCTATTTTACCGCTGTAATAATGCATATTATTGAATCCACAAATGATAAAAAATATCTTTTTTTATCTCTTATCATTTTTTTTTGGGCGGGCGGACATATTGCCGTATCTTTTCTAAAACCCTTATTAAAACCTAATTCTTATACGATGGTAATTTGCGCCTTACTTTACTGCATCAATATTTTAACGGAATTATTGCATACTAATAAAACTCCTCACAACTTAGAATCAAATTCCAAATTTTCCTTATTAATAAAAAATATAGAATTACAATTATTAACGGGTTTTATAGTAGCTTATGTTGCTTTTGACATATTATGGTATTATGAAGCTTTTGCTCTTAAACAAGAATTAGTATTAATAAGCTCAAACATTATATTTGCTTACATATTCAAAGCTATATTTTTTTCTATAATACCAATGTCTTATATACTAAATAAAGTTAACAAATATTTTGCTAACCTACTGTTAATATTAATACTTTTAGGATGTTTTATTTTATTACCTCTATACGGGATGAATCAAAACCGGAATATATTACTTATAATACTAATCGGTATTTGCCTATGCTCGATTTTTATCTGCAATCTATTAATATTATTAGATAAGTTTAAAGCATATGATCTCCGAACCGCAATATTTTCATATTTTTCCATGTATGCAGTAGGAATATATGCCGGCGCCTTATCTGCCAGCACACCGTATGGATTAGTTGAAGGAGATGACTTTTTATTTTCTATTTTTGCCGTGGTAGGAACTTTTGTAGTTTATTATTTTTGGTACTTTATTAAACATAGATTATATAGACGCTAA
- a CDS encoding Rne/Rng family ribonuclease, giving the protein MSKKIIIDANFPNETRVALLGHSDNIEDIEYETSIKQQNKGNIYLAKITRVEPSLQAAFIEYGMDKSGFLPFSEIHPNYYNLPQTEKNFPVNEFPEIISHDIILEEGDEIPLTASYDPLMDSEEIDLKVIEELVDNKFQSEFNLEAADDVEIITNIKEENTPHKQYKIQEVIRKNQILLVQVTKEERGNKCASFTTYISLAGKYCVLMPNKPAQNGVSRKISNADERKRLKNIISKIINNENAKNISSVIVRTAGKGCTTLDLKKDYNYLVQLWNKIRKTTTKFPAPCFIHAEDSIIRKTIRDMCDHSVKEVIIQGKDAYLAATRFMQDILPSELVKLKEHKNKIPIFTKFQVEEQLSKLYQPVVTLPSGGYIVINPTEALISIDVNSGKSTSEKNIEETALKTNLEAAKEIARQVKLRDLSGLLVVDFIDMSELRNRKIIERSFKEFLSRDRARIQTGHISQFGLLEFSRQRLRSSFLEANSAICSHCNGKGIVRADESNAMLILRTVEDEICEEKVDIVNIFANISSIIYLLNSKRREIKFIEEKYNIKLNFYSDPNATSDNYSIEKIKLLKKNNVNEAISKPMIQNDSANYHEANNHEGAGQRKEVLRKGKQKWKTNNNESVASEELKNKDAEAVKILKEPVTNDIENVPPVNDSEGEGNYTAPDDKAIEGVEAKAMPKRKYRNRRNYKRSPAGNFNKDTSKENSEQPPIT; this is encoded by the coding sequence ATGAGTAAAAAAATTATAATTGACGCTAATTTTCCTAATGAAACAAGAGTAGCATTATTAGGACATAGCGACAATATAGAAGATATTGAATATGAAACGTCAATAAAACAACAAAATAAAGGTAATATTTATTTAGCAAAAATAACAAGGGTAGAGCCGTCTTTGCAAGCTGCTTTTATAGAGTACGGTATGGATAAAAGCGGATTTTTACCTTTTAGTGAAATCCACCCTAATTATTATAATTTACCTCAGACGGAGAAAAATTTTCCCGTTAATGAATTTCCGGAAATAATATCGCACGATATTATTTTAGAAGAAGGCGATGAAATCCCTTTAACGGCTTCTTACGATCCTTTAATGGATAGTGAAGAAATTGATTTAAAAGTTATAGAAGAATTAGTCGACAATAAATTTCAGTCGGAATTTAATTTAGAGGCAGCTGACGATGTCGAAATTATTACTAATATTAAAGAAGAAAATACGCCGCATAAACAGTATAAAATTCAGGAAGTAATAAGAAAAAATCAAATATTATTAGTCCAAGTCACCAAAGAAGAAAGAGGTAATAAATGCGCCTCTTTTACCACTTATATATCGCTTGCCGGAAAATATTGTGTTTTAATGCCTAATAAACCAGCTCAAAACGGTGTATCACGAAAAATATCTAATGCTGACGAGAGGAAGAGACTTAAGAATATTATTAGTAAAATAATAAATAACGAGAATGCTAAAAATATCTCTAGCGTAATTGTTCGCACTGCAGGTAAAGGGTGTACTACTCTTGACTTAAAGAAAGATTATAATTATTTAGTGCAATTGTGGAATAAAATTCGCAAAACTACTACCAAATTTCCGGCTCCCTGTTTTATACATGCAGAAGATAGTATAATTCGTAAAACTATCAGGGATATGTGTGATCACAGCGTCAAAGAGGTCATAATCCAAGGGAAAGATGCTTATCTGGCTGCCACACGATTTATGCAAGATATTTTACCTTCGGAACTTGTAAAGCTTAAAGAGCATAAAAATAAAATACCGATTTTTACTAAATTTCAAGTTGAAGAGCAATTATCCAAACTTTATCAACCGGTTGTTACTTTACCTTCCGGTGGGTATATCGTAATTAACCCAACCGAAGCACTTATTTCTATCGACGTAAATTCCGGTAAATCAACTTCTGAAAAAAATATAGAAGAAACGGCATTAAAGACTAATTTAGAAGCGGCAAAAGAAATAGCAAGGCAAGTTAAGCTTAGAGATTTATCGGGCTTGCTAGTCGTGGATTTTATCGATATGAGTGAGCTTAGAAATCGTAAAATCATCGAGCGATCTTTTAAAGAGTTTTTAAGTCGTGATCGCGCTCGCATACAAACCGGTCATATTAGTCAATTCGGTTTGCTTGAATTTTCTAGGCAAAGATTGCGTTCCTCTTTCTTGGAAGCTAATTCGGCAATTTGTTCTCATTGTAACGGTAAGGGGATAGTACGTGCCGATGAATCCAATGCCATGTTAATTTTACGGACGGTAGAAGACGAAATTTGTGAGGAAAAGGTTGATATAGTAAATATTTTTGCAAATATTTCTTCAATAATTTATCTGCTTAATAGCAAACGCCGAGAAATTAAATTTATTGAAGAAAAATATAATATAAAACTTAATTTTTATTCCGATCCTAATGCTACCTCGGATAATTATTCTATTGAAAAAATAAAATTGCTTAAAAAAAATAATGTCAACGAAGCAATAAGCAAACCGATGATCCAAAATGATAGTGCTAATTATCATGAAGCTAACAATCATGAGGGAGCCGGACAAAGGAAAGAGGTACTACGCAAAGGTAAACAGAAATGGAAAACTAATAATAATGAATCGGTAGCTTCTGAAGAGTTAAAAAATAAAGATGCGGAAGCGGTAAAAATTCTAAAAGAACCTGTTACAAACGATATTGAAAACGTACCGCCGGTAAATGATTCAGAGGGAGAGGGAAATTATACGGCACCTGATGATAAAGCAATAGAGGGAGTTGAGGCAAAAGCGATGCCGAAACGTAAATATCGCAATAGAAGAAATTATAAGCGTTCACCTGCCGGTAATTTTAATAAAGATACTTCTAAAGAAAATAGTGAGCAACCGCCGATAACTTAA
- a CDS encoding COX15/CtaA family protein, whose protein sequence is MSKTLVTKWLSLCCLTVIFMIFIGGVTRLTGSGLSIVEWQPITGIIPPLNARQWQIEFAKYQTFPEYHIRYGMTLLEFKFIYWLEFIHRLVGRATGLIYLLPLIYFYLKREIKRYSILPYISVLILFFMQGFMGWYMVKSGLVNHPAVSHFRLACHLIIAVIIYHLLFYQLIKNSFDILLISPQINLKIPLFFCLVAIAIVYGQIFLGGLVAGLNGGLIYNSFPLMGDSFIPLEIKNNFSNINNWYDPVFVQFIHRLGAYSVFIIVSFLIVSLLKIRHPKLNKVAYYLIIALLMQMLTGILTILYAVPLIIALIHQIFAIILLSTIVWCYFLV, encoded by the coding sequence ATGTCCAAAACGTTAGTTACAAAATGGTTATCCCTATGTTGTCTTACGGTAATATTCATGATCTTTATCGGCGGGGTAACCAGGCTTACAGGATCAGGATTATCAATTGTTGAATGGCAACCTATAACCGGTATTATCCCCCCTCTAAATGCTCGGCAATGGCAAATAGAATTTGCCAAATATCAAACATTTCCTGAATATCATATTCGTTACGGTATGACCTTGCTCGAATTTAAATTTATTTATTGGCTGGAATTTATTCATCGTTTAGTCGGAAGAGCTACGGGTTTAATATATCTCCTACCTTTAATATATTTTTATTTAAAAAGAGAAATTAAAAGATACTCAATTTTACCGTATATCTCTGTATTAATATTGTTTTTCATGCAAGGTTTTATGGGATGGTATATGGTTAAAAGCGGGTTAGTTAATCATCCGGCAGTTAGTCATTTTAGGTTAGCTTGTCATCTAATTATTGCCGTTATTATTTATCATTTACTTTTTTATCAATTAATAAAAAATAGCTTTGATATTCTCTTAATTTCTCCGCAAATAAATTTAAAAATACCGTTATTCTTTTGTTTAGTTGCTATTGCTATAGTCTACGGGCAAATTTTCTTGGGCGGCTTAGTTGCCGGTTTAAACGGCGGTCTTATATATAATAGTTTTCCGTTGATGGGTGATAGTTTTATTCCTCTAGAGATAAAAAATAATTTTTCTAATATAAATAATTGGTACGATCCGGTTTTTGTCCAATTTATACATAGGTTAGGGGCTTATAGCGTATTTATTATTGTATCGTTCCTTATAGTGAGTTTATTAAAAATTCGGCATCCAAAATTAAATAAAGTAGCTTACTACTTAATTATTGCTTTGTTAATGCAAATGCTAACCGGCATTCTGACTATTTTATATGCTGTTCCACTTATAATTGCTCTTATACATCAAATTTTTGCTATAATTCTGTTATCTACTATAGTATGGTGCTATTTCCTAGTTTAA
- a CDS encoding RluA family pseudouridine synthase, with translation MIIKVDVTIPCRLDKYLRRLYPKLTQGIIERALRQKQIIVNGQKAEASLRVGESEEIFINDKLNLPKNFPQEETSKIIFSDSVIKLASKITEDYLTYENEYFIAINKPAGLATQGGTKINLSIDDALKYLNYKLVHRLDRETSGLLLIAKNYETSVKLTDAFKEKLISKTYIAAVFGRPLESLGEIRGLIGKKRDGAYEIVTSDNENGKLAITHYKLLKHLNNNLSLIEFTPITGRMHQLRFHAKLLNCPIVGDTKYGSAQSSSYSKHMLLHASKIVLHKKIFGEEITLEAKLPNYFINIK, from the coding sequence ATGATTATCAAAGTAGATGTTACAATTCCCTGCAGGTTAGACAAATATCTAAGGCGTCTATATCCAAAACTTACTCAAGGAATTATTGAGCGAGCTTTACGACAAAAGCAAATAATTGTTAATGGTCAGAAAGCCGAAGCAAGCTTAAGGGTAGGAGAGAGTGAGGAAATTTTTATAAACGACAAATTAAATTTACCTAAAAATTTTCCGCAAGAAGAAACTTCAAAAATAATCTTTTCTGATTCGGTAATTAAATTGGCAAGCAAAATTACCGAAGATTATTTAACCTATGAAAATGAGTATTTTATAGCGATTAACAAGCCTGCCGGACTTGCAACGCAAGGCGGAACTAAAATCAATCTTTCTATTGATGATGCATTAAAATATTTAAATTATAAGTTAGTGCATAGGTTAGATAGGGAAACAAGCGGTTTATTATTAATTGCTAAAAATTATGAAACTAGTGTAAAGCTTACTGATGCTTTTAAAGAAAAGCTCATTTCAAAAACTTATATTGCCGCGGTTTTCGGTAGACCTCTTGAAAGCTTGGGAGAGATTCGCGGACTAATAGGAAAAAAAAGAGATGGAGCGTATGAAATTGTAACTAGTGATAATGAAAACGGCAAACTCGCAATTACTCATTATAAATTATTAAAACATCTTAATAATAACTTATCGTTAATAGAATTTACACCAATTACCGGTAGAATGCATCAGCTAAGATTTCATGCAAAATTATTAAATTGTCCGATAGTAGGCGATACAAAATATGGTTCTGCACAATCTTCTTCATATTCTAAACATATGTTGCTTCATGCAAGCAAGATAGTCTTGCATAAAAAAATATTCGGTGAAGAAATTACTTTAGAGGCAAAATTGCCGAATTATTTTATAAATATAAAATAA
- a CDS encoding serine hydrolase domain-containing protein, translated as MTRKYFLLFIFLLINSVDSFADMQERIIAAEKNYLANRFLNAVFKFEDDEKILITGAKGIFSLNGDQLKTNEVMPVSSGIKPITAAGILRLQDKGLLNVNDKIYQYLDADIWQGVIPDWAYKISIHNLLTHTSGLAEYFGLVKLDFNMPQKEVNKKIIQYVTTKPLEVQIGKKYNYSHTNFILLGMIIEEVSGQNLADFFRDEFFNPLHMKSTKLASFHEAIEFQKNNVSANYPLRYFVEPTNGNSKPIFSLANLDFVARPYADIGIVSSSCDLIKWYKAINQGKVLSKKSYKLMTTKYFLAEDDNGHTTYTGYGIFITELDKKHVVIHHSGNALGIRSEVGYVVPNNFYFAILSNVIVKIPDEKKDKINMDNPANQLDIVYFRDAIINAAIAEDEDE; from the coding sequence GTGACACGTAAATATTTTTTGTTATTTATTTTTTTATTAATTAATAGCGTAGATAGTTTTGCAGATATGCAGGAAAGGATTATCGCTGCTGAAAAAAATTACTTAGCCAACAGATTTCTGAATGCAGTTTTTAAGTTTGAGGATGATGAAAAGATTTTAATAACAGGAGCTAAGGGAATTTTTTCTTTAAACGGTGATCAATTAAAGACTAATGAAGTAATGCCTGTTTCTTCCGGCATAAAACCGATCACGGCTGCAGGGATTTTAAGACTGCAAGATAAAGGATTGTTAAATGTTAACGATAAAATCTATCAATATCTTGATGCCGATATTTGGCAGGGCGTTATACCTGATTGGGCATATAAAATATCAATTCATAATTTACTAACTCATACAAGCGGTCTTGCCGAGTATTTTGGGCTTGTTAAGCTAGATTTTAATATGCCTCAGAAAGAGGTTAATAAAAAAATAATACAATATGTTACTACAAAACCTTTAGAAGTACAGATCGGTAAAAAATATAATTATAGTCATACTAATTTTATTTTACTAGGCATGATTATTGAAGAAGTAAGCGGTCAAAATTTAGCTGATTTCTTTCGAGATGAATTTTTTAATCCTCTACATATGAAATCTACAAAACTTGCTTCATTTCATGAAGCTATTGAATTTCAAAAGAATAATGTTAGTGCAAATTACCCTCTTAGATATTTTGTTGAACCTACTAACGGTAACAGTAAGCCTATATTTTCTTTAGCAAATCTTGATTTTGTTGCTCGTCCTTATGCAGATATAGGTATTGTTTCCAGTAGTTGTGACCTTATTAAATGGTATAAAGCTATAAATCAAGGAAAAGTTTTGTCTAAAAAATCGTATAAACTTATGACAACTAAATATTTTTTAGCAGAAGATGATAATGGGCATACCACATATACCGGTTATGGAATCTTTATTACTGAACTCGATAAAAAACATGTAGTGATTCATCATTCCGGAAATGCCTTAGGAATAAGAAGTGAAGTAGGGTATGTTGTACCCAACAATTTTTATTTTGCTATATTAAGTAATGTAATAGTAAAAATCCCTGACGAGAAAAAAGATAAAATTAATATGGATAATCCGGCAAATCAATTGGATATAGTTTATTTTAGGGATGCAATAATAAATGCCGCTATTGCTGAAGATGAAGACGAGTAG
- the xth gene encoding exodeoxyribonuclease III, whose product MKIVTWNINSIRFRINLLKKLIDEHQPDIISLQETKVEDALFPIQFIRDMGYEYIIYSGQKSYNGVAILSKLPFTDSLSLELYNNDKRHIAVKVKDIELHNFYVPAGGDIADIDINLKFKHKLEYIKLMQRWLTSNRSQSDKIIITGDLNIAPHEHDVWSSVQLRNVISHTDIERSLLIELQNSLDFIDSARHFTPFSEKFYTWWSYRNIDWKKSNRGRRLDHIWISRNLEDNLSSIDLLANARDWLQPSDHVPYCVTIK is encoded by the coding sequence ATGAAAATAGTTACTTGGAATATCAATTCCATCAGGTTCAGAATTAACCTATTAAAAAAACTGATTGATGAGCATCAGCCCGATATTATATCGTTGCAAGAAACAAAAGTTGAGGATGCGTTATTTCCTATTCAATTTATTAGAGATATGGGATATGAATATATAATTTATTCTGGACAAAAATCTTATAATGGAGTAGCTATTTTATCGAAATTGCCTTTTACCGACTCTTTATCGTTAGAATTATATAATAATGATAAAAGACATATTGCGGTTAAAGTCAAGGACATAGAGCTACATAATTTCTATGTTCCCGCCGGCGGCGATATAGCTGACATAGATATAAATTTAAAATTTAAGCATAAGTTGGAATATATAAAATTAATGCAAAGGTGGCTAACTAGTAATCGGAGTCAAAGCGATAAAATTATCATTACCGGAGATTTAAATATAGCGCCTCATGAACATGATGTTTGGTCAAGCGTTCAATTACGTAACGTTATTAGTCACACCGACATTGAACGCTCATTATTAATAGAGCTACAAAATTCTCTGGATTTTATTGATAGTGCTAGACATTTTACGCCGTTTAGTGAAAAATTTTATACATGGTGGAGTTATAGAAATATTGACTGGAAAAAATCTAATAGGGGACGGAGGCTAGACCATATTTGGATTAGTAGAAATCTAGAAGATAATTTATCTTCTATCGATTTATTAGCTAATGCTCGTGATTGGTTGCAGCCTTCCGATCATGTACCGTATTGTGTGACAATTAAATAA
- the pdhA gene encoding pyruvate dehydrogenase (acetyl-transferring) E1 component subunit alpha, with product MIKVGIYKPSKEQYLEAYKKMLLLRRFEEKCGQLYGMGEIGGFCHLYIGQEAVITAIDMIKQKGDSTITSYRDHAHIILAGTEPKYVLAELMGRATGCSKGKGGSMHLFDIPNKFYGGHGIVGAQVPIGTGLAFAEKYLDTDNICFTFLGDGAVNQGQVYEAFNMAALWGLPVVYVIENNEYSMGTSVERSTFMRELYKKGESFGIKGFQLDGMNFADIYNGAKQAAEFVRKNSCSLILEVKTYRYRGHSMSDPAKYRSKEEVDQYKGRDPLLSIKKIILSNAYANEEVLKQIEQEVKEIIKETVEFAENSPLPDEKELYTNIYCS from the coding sequence ATGATTAAAGTTGGTATTTATAAGCCGAGTAAGGAGCAGTATCTAGAAGCTTACAAAAAAATGCTATTGCTACGGCGTTTTGAAGAAAAATGCGGTCAATTATACGGTATGGGAGAGATAGGCGGCTTTTGTCATTTATATATCGGGCAGGAAGCCGTAATTACCGCCATAGATATGATTAAGCAAAAAGGTGACAGCACTATTACCAGCTACCGTGATCATGCTCATATTATTTTAGCAGGTACTGAGCCGAAATACGTACTTGCCGAGCTGATGGGACGAGCGACCGGTTGCTCGAAAGGTAAGGGCGGCTCAATGCATTTATTTGACATACCGAATAAATTTTACGGCGGTCACGGAATCGTCGGCGCACAAGTGCCGATCGGTACAGGGCTAGCCTTTGCCGAAAAATATCTTGATACTGATAATATTTGTTTTACATTCTTGGGAGACGGAGCCGTTAATCAAGGGCAGGTATATGAAGCTTTTAATATGGCAGCCTTGTGGGGGTTGCCGGTAGTCTATGTTATTGAAAATAATGAATATTCTATGGGAACTTCCGTTGAGCGTTCTACCTTTATGCGAGAGCTGTACAAAAAAGGCGAATCATTCGGCATAAAAGGCTTTCAGCTTGACGGGATGAATTTTGCAGATATATATAACGGTGCTAAACAGGCTGCCGAATTTGTACGAAAAAATAGTTGTTCGTTAATATTAGAGGTAAAAACTTATCGTTATCGCGGGCATTCAATGTCCGATCCGGCAAAATATCGAAGTAAAGAGGAAGTGGATCAATATAAAGGACGCGATCCTTTATTATCGATAAAAAAAATAATATTAAGCAATGCTTATGCTAATGAAGAGGTTTTAAAGCAAATAGAGCAAGAAGTTAAGGAGATCATCAAGGAGACAGTAGAGTTTGCCGAAAACTCACCGTTGCCGGATGAAAAAGAGCTTTATACTAATATATACTGCTCGTGA